Proteins encoded in a region of the Streptomyces sp. NBC_01298 genome:
- a CDS encoding AMP-binding protein, producing the protein MTSMLDGCTPWPEEFVDYYWASGHWRGNTLDNLLRGWAVQFGPRTALAHGDTRMTYAALNRRVGRMAAGFRLRGLRPGQRVIVQLPDIPELVVTVFALMRAGAVPVLCPISHRAPEVSHVVQVSEATGYIGPATYRGFDHTAMAADIATQGPFLRRVFTFEAPGASDPYGGFTTDTSGCHYFPLHSLDSPPEPALALSAGQVAFFLLAGGAGEAPKLVPRTHNDYAYQARAAAELVSLTQEDVYLAALPGDLNLAFGGPGIIGTLTVGGTIVLVEDPEPAARLAAVERERVTVAALTADTARLWLDARPEVQADVSSLRLVQIGGSTTPLDRATAERVGSEWGCRLQQAFGTDEGFLTLTRPGDPDETVLTTQGRPLSPDDQICVVDADGEQVPDGEPGELLARGPYTARGYYRSPGLNARAFTPDGYLRTGVLARRTADGNLVVTGRVGSSAR; encoded by the coding sequence ATGACATCCATGCTCGACGGCTGTACGCCCTGGCCCGAGGAATTCGTCGACTACTACTGGGCGTCCGGCCACTGGCGGGGCAACACGCTGGACAACCTGCTGCGCGGCTGGGCCGTGCAGTTCGGGCCGCGGACCGCGCTCGCCCACGGCGACACCCGCATGACGTACGCGGCCCTGAACCGCCGGGTGGGCCGGATGGCCGCCGGGTTCCGGCTGCGCGGCCTGCGGCCCGGGCAACGGGTCATCGTGCAGCTGCCCGACATCCCGGAACTCGTCGTCACCGTGTTCGCCCTGATGCGCGCCGGCGCGGTCCCGGTGCTCTGCCCGATCTCGCACCGCGCGCCCGAGGTGTCCCACGTCGTCCAGGTCTCCGAGGCCACCGGCTACATCGGCCCCGCGACGTACCGGGGCTTCGACCACACGGCGATGGCCGCCGACATCGCGACCCAAGGCCCCTTCCTGCGCCGGGTGTTCACCTTCGAGGCGCCGGGCGCCTCGGACCCGTACGGCGGTTTCACGACCGACACCTCGGGCTGCCACTACTTCCCGCTGCACTCCCTCGACTCGCCGCCCGAGCCGGCGCTCGCGCTCAGCGCCGGGCAGGTGGCGTTCTTCCTGCTCGCGGGCGGCGCCGGCGAGGCTCCCAAGCTGGTGCCGCGCACCCACAACGACTACGCCTACCAGGCGCGGGCCGCGGCCGAACTGGTGTCGCTCACCCAGGAGGACGTGTACCTCGCCGCGCTGCCCGGCGACCTCAACCTCGCCTTCGGCGGCCCCGGCATCATCGGCACGCTGACCGTCGGCGGCACCATCGTCCTGGTCGAGGACCCGGAGCCCGCCGCCCGCCTGGCGGCCGTCGAGCGCGAGCGGGTCACCGTCGCCGCGCTGACCGCGGACACCGCCCGGCTCTGGCTCGACGCGCGTCCCGAGGTCCAGGCGGACGTGAGCAGCCTGCGTCTCGTACAGATCGGCGGCAGCACCACGCCCCTGGACCGCGCGACCGCCGAACGGGTGGGATCCGAGTGGGGCTGTCGCCTCCAGCAGGCCTTCGGTACGGACGAGGGCTTCCTCACCCTCACCCGGCCCGGCGATCCGGACGAGACCGTGCTCACCACGCAGGGCCGGCCGCTCTCCCCCGACGATCAGATCTGCGTCGTCGACGCCGACGGCGAGCAGGTCCCCGACGGGGAACCGGGCGAACTCCTGGCCCGCGGCCCCTACACCGCGCGCGGCTACTACCGCTCGCCCGGCCTCAACGCGCGCGCCTTCACCCCCGACGGCTACCTGCGCACCGGCGTCCTCGCCCGGCGCACGGCGGACGGCAACCTGGTGGTGACCGGTCGCGTCGGGAGCTCCGCACGATGA
- a CDS encoding TetR/AcrR family transcriptional regulator, which yields MDPVPPAHPLRRTPIQQRSADRLARILDACAELLDETGYENLSTRAVALRAGVPIGSVYRFFGNKRAMAIALAHRNLDRYADGIEQRLAELPDADWRPVVDAVLDEYLVMKRSVPGFALVDFGVPAPPSEGPASDPNHLVAVRLTELLGAHLALTPDPTLERAVLVAVEATDALIQLAFRNDPAGDPDIVAETRAMMHAYLARVLD from the coding sequence ATGGACCCCGTGCCCCCAGCCCACCCCCTGCGCCGGACGCCGATCCAGCAGCGCAGCGCCGACCGCCTCGCCCGGATCCTCGACGCCTGTGCGGAACTCCTCGACGAGACCGGCTACGAGAACCTCAGCACCCGGGCCGTGGCCCTGCGGGCCGGCGTGCCGATCGGCTCGGTCTACCGGTTCTTCGGCAACAAGCGGGCCATGGCCATCGCCCTGGCCCACCGCAACCTCGACCGGTACGCCGACGGCATCGAGCAGCGGCTCGCGGAGCTCCCGGACGCCGACTGGCGCCCGGTCGTCGACGCCGTGCTGGACGAGTACCTGGTCATGAAGCGCAGCGTGCCCGGCTTCGCCCTCGTCGACTTCGGGGTGCCGGCGCCGCCGTCCGAGGGGCCCGCGTCCGACCCCAACCACCTGGTCGCCGTACGCCTCACCGAGCTGCTCGGCGCCCATCTCGCCCTCACCCCGGACCCCACTCTGGAGCGGGCCGTCCTGGTCGCGGTCGAGGCCACCGACGCCCTGATCCAGCTCGCCTTCCGCAACGACCCGGCCGGCGACCCCGACATCGTCGCCGAAACCCGCGCGATGATGCACGCCTACCTCGCACGCGTCCTGGACTGA
- a CDS encoding right-handed parallel beta-helix repeat-containing protein, whose protein sequence is MSWTRRFPAVPAAFLAALLALLSLLVAAPAATAHEERPVELPDGTGSVPAYRTGEPDLIVCKTDRPAFERRISAFPDALRQRNLALYERCEKNGFRDLQAAVDAVDRPGMNIAILPGLYEEEPSLPKPTGECASLKAPNSSLGYQILTYEQQVACRHNQNLVAILGKTDLQIEGTGASRQDVVIDAKYQKLNGIRADKSNGIYFRNFTAQRTTFNSLYVLAGDGFVIDDVLTRWNDEYGFLTFASDHGLYKNCESYGNGDSGIYPGSASNINDGRGYDVPRYSIEITGCRSHHNMVGYSGTAGDSVYVHDNEFDQNMGGASMDSAFPGHPGLPQNHARFERNLIHDNNADYYHYVADGTCAKPPVERGYEQGVVCPQISMPPGTGIITAGGNWNLYENNWVYGHQRAGFFLSAVPAFIRGEEELSKQADTSHHNRYAGNILGKDKSGASRPNGMDVWWDGQGRGNCWQQGPDGSTPGTLPQCGERRGAVSGASARLAGEPVKLAQLLVCADYSVQARKLPAGCDWYGSRGLQRVETQLALAVAAVLLLVGGLLWWRRLRGSRLAGVAALLGLAGLTLDVAGSTMGLVGTFVPALALLCLGLWWTGTGLALRPTRPWLARLTLLLGALTLLDAFDKAVLMVPWIPLSPAWIRSLVAVVWVLWAVIAAARPGGTPARPAGPGGDPAGDRVPVPAGPAPTRTAEAESEGGAGAEVGTKPSTGTGTSTGTGAERGAAGGDRP, encoded by the coding sequence GAGCTCCCCGACGGCACCGGCTCCGTACCCGCCTACCGCACGGGCGAGCCCGACCTGATCGTCTGCAAGACCGACCGGCCCGCCTTCGAGCGCCGGATATCCGCCTTCCCGGACGCCCTCAGGCAGCGCAACCTCGCCCTCTACGAGCGCTGCGAGAAGAACGGCTTCCGCGACCTCCAGGCGGCGGTCGACGCCGTGGACCGCCCGGGCATGAACATCGCGATCCTCCCCGGCCTCTACGAGGAGGAGCCCTCGCTCCCCAAGCCCACCGGGGAGTGCGCCTCGCTCAAGGCCCCCAACTCCTCGCTCGGCTACCAGATCCTGACCTACGAGCAGCAGGTGGCCTGCCGCCACAACCAGAACCTGGTCGCCATCCTCGGCAAGACCGACCTCCAGATCGAAGGCACCGGGGCCTCCCGCCAGGACGTGGTCATCGACGCCAAGTACCAGAAGCTGAACGGGATCCGCGCGGACAAGTCCAACGGCATCTACTTCCGCAACTTCACCGCCCAGCGCACCACCTTCAACTCGCTCTACGTCCTAGCGGGCGACGGCTTCGTCATCGACGACGTGCTGACCCGCTGGAACGACGAGTACGGCTTCCTGACCTTCGCCAGCGACCACGGCCTGTACAAGAACTGCGAGTCCTACGGCAACGGCGACTCCGGCATCTACCCCGGCAGCGCCTCGAACATCAACGACGGCCGCGGCTACGACGTCCCCCGCTACTCCATCGAGATCACCGGCTGCCGCAGCCACCACAACATGGTCGGCTACTCCGGCACCGCGGGCGACTCCGTGTACGTGCACGACAACGAGTTCGACCAGAACATGGGCGGCGCCTCGATGGACAGCGCCTTCCCCGGCCACCCCGGACTCCCGCAGAACCACGCCCGCTTCGAACGCAACCTGATCCACGACAACAACGCCGACTACTACCACTACGTCGCGGACGGCACCTGCGCCAAACCGCCCGTCGAGCGCGGCTACGAGCAGGGCGTCGTCTGCCCGCAGATCTCCATGCCCCCGGGCACCGGCATCATCACCGCGGGCGGCAACTGGAACCTGTACGAGAACAACTGGGTGTACGGGCACCAGCGCGCGGGCTTCTTCCTCTCGGCCGTGCCCGCCTTCATCCGCGGCGAGGAGGAGCTGTCCAAGCAGGCCGACACCTCCCACCACAACCGCTACGCCGGCAACATCCTGGGCAAGGACAAGTCCGGGGCCTCCCGCCCCAACGGCATGGACGTGTGGTGGGACGGCCAGGGCCGGGGCAACTGCTGGCAGCAGGGCCCGGACGGCTCCACCCCGGGCACGCTCCCGCAGTGCGGCGAGCGCCGCGGCGCGGTCTCCGGCGCCTCGGCCCGGCTGGCCGGTGAACCGGTGAAGCTGGCCCAGCTCCTGGTCTGCGCCGACTACAGCGTGCAGGCGCGCAAACTCCCGGCCGGCTGCGACTGGTACGGCTCCCGGGGCCTCCAGCGGGTGGAGACCCAGCTCGCCCTCGCCGTCGCGGCGGTCCTCCTCCTGGTCGGCGGCCTCCTGTGGTGGCGCCGCCTGCGCGGCTCCCGCCTGGCCGGGGTGGCGGCCCTGCTCGGCCTCGCGGGCCTGACCCTGGACGTGGCCGGCTCCACGATGGGCCTGGTCGGCACCTTCGTCCCGGCGCTGGCCCTGCTCTGCCTCGGCCTGTGGTGGACCGGCACCGGACTCGCCCTGCGCCCCACCCGGCCCTGGCTGGCCCGCCTGACCCTGCTGCTCGGCGCCCTCACCCTCCTCGACGCCTTCGACAAGGCCGTCCTGATGGTCCCGTGGATCCCGCTCAGCCCCGCCTGGATCCGGTCCCTCGTCGCGGTGGTCTGGGTCCTCTGGGCCGTCATCGCCGCCGCCCGCCCGGGCGGCACGCCGGCCCGCCCGGCAGGCCCGGGCGGCGACCCGGCGGGCGACCGGGTCCCCGTCCCGGCAGGCCCGGCCCCGACCCGCACCGCGGAAGCCGAATCCGAGGGCGGAGCCGGAGCCGAGGTTGGCACCAAGCCCAGCACCGGCACCGGCACCAGCACCGGCACCGGTGCGGAGCGGGGCGCCGCCGGGGGAGACCGGCCGTGA